In a single window of the Nicotiana tomentosiformis chromosome 10, ASM39032v3, whole genome shotgun sequence genome:
- the LOC138900376 gene encoding uncharacterized protein: MIIAPAATPAVWQPRGGGQMGRGRPRDGGHPGGAPSRFYAFPARPDVVASDAVFMCIIFVCGRDASVQFDTGSTYSYVSYLFAHFLGIPHESLSTPVYVSTPVGNSVVVDRVYRSCIMTLCGYETREDLLSLDMTDFEVILSMDWLSPYHAILDFHANTITLVMPGLLRFEWKGSCVSTSSRVISFLKDRHMAEKGYLAYLAYVLDTTTEAPTVDSVPVVWEFSDVFPSDLLGMLSDHDIDFCIDLALGTQPISISPYCMASKELKELKEQLEELLAKGFVRPSMSPWAIPVLFVKKKDGTMRICIDYRQLNKHGGARVAFESGASDFAGT; encoded by the exons ATGATTATAGCACCGGCTGCCACACCAGCCGTCTGGCAgcccagaggtggagggcagatgggcaggggccgtcctagagatgGAGGCCATCCAGGTGGCGCTCCATCCagattctatgcctttccagctagaccagatgtagtggcctcagatgccgtgttCATGTGTATTATttttgtctgcggtagggatgcttcagtacaaTTTGAtacagggtctacatattcatatgtttcatatctgtttgctcatttcctgggtattCCTCacgagtccttgagtactcctgtttatgtgtccactccagtgggcaattctgttgttgtggatcgggtctaTCGATCCTGTATCATGACtttatgtggttatgagactagagaggatcTTTTAtcgcttgatatgaccgactttgaggtcatcctgagcatggattggttgtccccatatcacgccatccttgatttccatgccaataCTATTACTTTGGTGATGCCAGGGCTTCTTAGAtttgagtggaagggttcgtgtGTTAGTACATCTAGTCGAGTTATCTCTTTTCTAAAGGATCGACACATGgccgagaagggttatttggcttatctagcttatgttttggatactactacagagGCTCCGACGGTTGATTCGGTGCCCGTggtctgggagttctccgatgtgtttccttctgatcttctaggcatgctatcagatcatgatatcgatttctgtattgatttggctctaggtacccagcctatctctatttcaCCGTACTGCATGGcttcgaaagagttgaaggagttaaaagaacaacttgaggagttgctagcaaaggggtttgtcagacctagtatgtcgccttgggcAATACCagtgttattcgtgaagaagaaagatgggactatgcgaatatgcattgattatcgccagctgaacaaa catggaggagcacgagtagcatttgagagtggtgcttcagactttgcgggaacataa